The Danio aesculapii chromosome 8, fDanAes4.1, whole genome shotgun sequence genome window below encodes:
- the rps8b gene encoding 40S ribosomal protein S8b, whose translation MGISRDHWHKRRKTGGKRKPYHKKRKYELGRPPANTKIGPRRIHTVRVRGGNKKYRALRLDSGNFSWGSECCTRKTRIIDVVYNASNNELVRTKTLVKNCIVLVDSAPYRQWYEAHYAIPLGRKKGAKLTPEEEEILNKKRSKKVQKKIEGRRKKSKISSLLEEQFLQGKLLACIASRPGQCGRADGYILEGKELEFYLRKIKAKKGK comes from the exons GAATCTCCAGGGATCACTGGCACAAGCGTCGTAAAACAGGAGGAAAACGGAAGCCGTACCATAAGAAAAGAAAGTATGAGTTGGGCCGGCCTCCAGCAAACACAAAG ATTGGCCCCCGCCGTATTCACACTGTGCGTGTGCGTGGCGGAAATAAGAAATACCGCGCACTTAGGCTGGACAGCGGGAACTTCTCCTGGGGCTCAGAAT GTTGTACTCGCAAGACCAGGATCATTGACGTTGTGTACAATGCCTCCAACAATGAGCTTGTGAGAACCAAGACCTTAGTGAAGAACTGCATTGTTCTGGTGGACAGCGCGCCGTACAGGCAGTGGTATGAAGCCCACTACGCCATTCCTCTGGGCCGCAAGAAAGGAGCGAAGCTG ACTCCAGAAGAGGAGGAGATCTTGAACAAGAAGCGCTCAAAGAAGGTTCAGAAGAAGATTGAGGGACGCAGGAAGAAGAGCAAGATCAGCAGTTTGCTGGAGGAGCAGTTTTTGCAGGGCAAGCTTCTCG cttGTATTGCGTCCAGGCCTGGCCAGTGTGGCAGAGCAGACGGATACATCCTGGAGGGGAAAGAGTTGGAGTTTTACCTCCGCAAGATCAAGGCCAAGAAAGGCAAATAG